In Candidatus Contubernalis alkalaceticus, the following proteins share a genomic window:
- a CDS encoding IS3 family transposase, protein MFKWICLEKTQGKSKHSIKTMCEVLGVSENGFYKWLKRQSRPYKYDALLAKILQIRADNPDYGAYRIYLHLQLFQDYKGSYYLILALCKKHHLMLKKKRHSKGITKADLAAQASENLIQQDFTAESPNEKWLSDITEIPTADGKLYVAAVMDCFDGSIVGLKMANHMRAELCVEAFTAGVKKHQAYGMIFHSDRGSQYTSTLFRQTLARYGAIQSMSNTGKCFDNARMESFFATLKKESIYKFKTETMKMETVKSIIFRFIEIYYNRKRIYTTNGGYPPLVKRSLYYQENLSQAG, encoded by the coding sequence CTGTTTAAGTGGATATGCCTGGAAAAAACCCAAGGAAAATCTAAGCACAGCATAAAGACCATGTGCGAGGTATTAGGGGTTAGTGAAAACGGATTTTATAAGTGGTTAAAAAGACAGTCCAGGCCCTACAAATATGATGCTCTTTTGGCAAAGATTCTTCAAATTCGTGCAGACAACCCGGACTATGGAGCGTATAGGATATATCTGCATTTACAACTTTTTCAGGACTATAAGGGCAGTTATTATCTAATCCTCGCGCTCTGTAAAAAACACCATCTAATGCTGAAGAAAAAACGTCACAGCAAGGGGATAACCAAGGCTGATCTTGCTGCACAAGCTAGTGAAAACCTGATCCAGCAAGACTTTACAGCTGAATCACCTAATGAAAAATGGCTGAGTGACATTACAGAAATTCCAACGGCTGACGGTAAGCTTTATGTAGCCGCCGTAATGGACTGTTTTGATGGAAGCATTGTCGGACTAAAAATGGCTAATCACATGCGCGCTGAGCTTTGCGTCGAAGCTTTTACAGCCGGTGTCAAAAAACATCAGGCATATGGTATGATTTTCCATTCAGACAGGGGGAGTCAATACACTAGCACACTTTTCCGTCAAACCCTTGCCCGATATGGAGCAATACAAAGCATGAGCAACACAGGTAAATGCTTTGACAACGCACGGATGGAGTCTTTTTTTGCCACACTGAAAAAAGAAAGCATCTACAAATTTAAAACTGAAACCATGAAAATGGAAACCGTCAAAAGCATCATATTTAGATTTATTGAAATCTACTACAACCGAAAAAGAATTTACACTACAAATGGAGGCTACCCACCCTTGGTCAAGCGTTCGCTCTATTATCAGGAAAACTTATCCCAGGCAGGGTAA
- a CDS encoding transposase, producing the protein MRVYDKEFKEEAIKLSGEVGPTVAAEKLGIPVTTLYTWRSNANRYGNMAIVGSGHKRVDPKTAEIRALEKQLKELEATNDILKRALAFFAMSQKK; encoded by the coding sequence ATGCGAGTATATGATAAAGAATTTAAAGAAGAAGCCATTAAGCTGTCCGGTGAAGTAGGTCCGACAGTAGCTGCTGAAAAGCTGGGAATTCCAGTCACTACTCTTTACACATGGCGAAGCAATGCAAATCGTTATGGAAATATGGCTATTGTCGGCAGTGGTCATAAGCGTGTAGATCCAAAAACCGCTGAAATCAGAGCATTAGAAAAACAACTCAAGGAACTTGAAGCAACCAATGATATTTTGAAAAGAGCCCTGGCTTTTTTCGCAATGAGCCAAAAGAAGTAG
- a CDS encoding IS200/IS605 family accessory protein TnpB-related protein → MAWEIVDKGDYYIFKAVVHIPSNKNINYSKEDGLIGVDINYDHLAVVEIDRFGNILNKKVLKFNLEEKTTGQSVKIIENIAIQLIDIANKKNKPIVLEDLNTTDSKSKLAYGSKKANRKITQFAYKKIIDAIQSRAHKVGIAIFLVNPAYTSQMGKFKYMKPKGLSVHLAAAYVIARRKMGFSEKVPPVLSGLLPEKIAVRHHWAHWRYITRMLKDVKPQALYQELGNMENISSLKELRNRLELRGEGDLIPFSA, encoded by the coding sequence GTGGCCTGGGAGATAGTCGATAAAGGAGACTATTATATCTTTAAGGCAGTAGTCCATATCCCCTCAAATAAAAATATCAATTACTCCAAAGAAGACGGCCTTATAGGGGTAGATATAAATTATGACCATCTGGCTGTAGTGGAAATAGACCGATTTGGAAATATCCTAAACAAGAAAGTTCTTAAATTTAACTTAGAAGAAAAAACTACCGGTCAGTCAGTCAAGATTATCGAAAATATAGCTATCCAGTTAATTGATATTGCTAATAAAAAAAATAAGCCTATCGTTTTAGAGGATCTAAATACAACGGATTCTAAATCAAAATTGGCTTATGGCAGCAAAAAGGCTAATCGCAAGATAACTCAATTTGCTTATAAAAAGATAATTGATGCCATCCAGTCCAGGGCTCATAAAGTTGGGATAGCTATATTTTTAGTAAACCCGGCTTACACTTCTCAAATGGGGAAGTTTAAATATATGAAACCTAAAGGCTTATCGGTCCATCTTGCAGCAGCTTATGTCATTGCCCGCCGCAAGATGGGTTTTAGCGAAAAAGTTCCACCGGTTTTGTCTGGTTTGCTACCGGAGAAGATAGCAGTCAGGCATCATTGGGCGCATTGGAGATACATAACTCGCATGCTTAAAGATGTAAAGCCCCAGGCTTTGTATCAAGAGTTAGGGAATATGGAAAACATAAGCTCTCTAAAAGAATTAAGAAATCGATTAGAGCTAAGAGGAGAGGGAGACTTAATACCCTTTTCTGCGTAG
- a CDS encoding type II toxin-antitoxin system prevent-host-death family antitoxin, protein MPTIRPSSDLRNKYNEISEFCHKYSEPVYITKNGQGDLAVMSIATYERLVGKFELNKLLDEGMEAVKSCRVVPAESVFEKIENGLSK, encoded by the coding sequence ATGCCAACCATTAGACCAAGCTCTGATTTGAGAAATAAGTATAACGAGATTTCGGAGTTTTGCCACAAGTATTCCGAGCCTGTTTATATTACTAAAAACGGACAGGGAGATTTGGCAGTTATGAGTATAGCTACTTATGAAAGGCTTGTTGGAAAGTTTGAATTGAATAAGCTGCTGGATGAAGGAATGGAAGCTGTAAAAAGCTGCAGAGTTGTACCTGCAGAGAGTGTATTTGAAAAAATTGAAAATGGATTGTCTAAATGA
- a CDS encoding type II toxin-antitoxin system RelE/ParE family toxin: MKQYKVLMTEPAVDDLQAIVKYISDELLEPVIAKKLVGKIKEAVMGLEKLPTRHALVADERLAAQGIRKLIVENYIAFYVISEVDEIVTVIRILYGRRDWEHWL; the protein is encoded by the coding sequence ATGAAACAATATAAGGTTTTGATGACTGAACCTGCGGTGGACGACTTGCAGGCAATTGTCAAATACATTTCCGATGAACTACTTGAGCCTGTTATAGCGAAAAAATTGGTAGGCAAAATCAAAGAGGCCGTGATGGGTCTGGAGAAATTACCGACCCGTCACGCTCTGGTAGCAGATGAACGTCTTGCCGCGCAGGGGATTCGCAAGCTGATTGTGGAAAACTATATCGCGTTTTATGTGATATCTGAAGTAGATGAAATCGTTACGGTTATTCGGATTTTATATGGCCGGCGGGATTGGGAGCATTGGTTGTAA
- a CDS encoding flagellin N-terminal helical domain-containing protein, whose product MRINTNISAMNAHRQLGANQANSSKSMERLSSGMRINRAGDDAAGLAISEKMRGQIRGLRQASANAQDAISLIQTAEGALNETHNILQRMRELATQAASDTNVGVDREEIQKELNQLTSEINRIGNTTEFNTMKLLDGGTGSVGNIRYSIDTKGVAGQEAVGEVSDVNIQTASRALGTGAASDIDLVRESTAGVAGVDRIDNFDEQTESITAGTGAASTITKNNDSVQGAIAVGVINGPVETQASIVAGTVETGNFQVVTNSVKAANAGTVGEFDIVQESILQGTYEAQRSQIATGNGIDTYDTFALEITSNFTAGDSVDIFGTTFTAVTAGAGANEFVIGSTIEETRDNLYAAIDAGGDTFVSADGAGQTYDLSISDPSFAGGGYADNNLIVFTNQATATSAADITEFTTTDNDTQVGALEGEYRFEIATDFEVGQTVTINGYDFTAVAVGEGNTATTFEIGTDVTEAADNLRLAIIAAQGDGGAGAAALGHFDAPTVGTGIYADTITLTESAATGTDLAAPTVGNVTEVQGVYTFEITENFSVGDKVTVAGQEFIAVADGAVVDAARDFVVGGNIAETATNLAAAMDNNGFDGRFEVARIADQWGNNNTIELTEAATEATGTDLAGGDVVDTQVAEQVGIYDMLLSTNFVAGETIEIAGETFTAVASGATAADGEFEVGGDVNVTATNLKAALDVVLADRYIVDRTDNLLTFTEVATTATGTEIDLGATAGVGAKQGSYEFSLSANFAEGDTITIGTETFTAKESDANLAAGEFNIGSDVNATTQNLLDAIQANDTLNDRFTSTKVDTQVDPLTVESKITLVEKGGQEAGTDLTDPAVVQRSAENGVYTFDVVSNFEAGDTLTINGEVFTAVASVEAGKEGEQFEVGADAATTAANIKAAIEANAALNAAYTVVQSGDSIGLTEQTATGQAAAVSFTSGVTEITGRYEFSLESNFAVGDTIQIGGETFTAVDADGKDADGIAVANGGFQVGQDINETTENLAAAIAADATLGDRFVVTVKSEQVDAFTVEKSIYLEEDATKATGVDLTDPAVVNISAIEGVYSFDVDTNFAVGDRVNIDGEIFLAVAAGEGNTASTFEVGEDTTATATNLGAAISANAALGGAYDVLTNGNSIALTESTATGENLGDPQVINGVGTAGEYKFQMSALGEGSKVTIDGEQVTLASGGTEAEAASALKTAIEGNSTLDAKYTVNVSNSEVTLTQKEGQETATAPTLSFQTLAGSGFRNSMQIGANTGQSMAIDVNDMRSGALGVASQTGTAGQTVTVEGKEFVVNWTEGVSVTNGTDDIQIEYALDVSNHDNATAAVRVINDAIEQVSAERSKMGAFQNRLEHTISNLGTSAENMQAAESRIRDLDMAAEMMDFTKNNILQQAATAMLAQANMAPQAVLQLLG is encoded by the coding sequence ATGAGGATTAACACAAACATCAGTGCCATGAACGCCCACAGGCAGTTGGGTGCCAATCAGGCGAACAGCTCAAAGTCAATGGAACGGTTATCATCGGGTATGAGAATTAACAGAGCCGGTGATGATGCCGCAGGCCTGGCGATTTCAGAGAAGATGCGGGGGCAGATTAGGGGTTTGAGGCAGGCTTCAGCAAATGCTCAGGATGCAATTTCTCTTATTCAGACGGCTGAGGGTGCGCTGAACGAGACCCACAACATCCTACAGCGGATGCGGGAACTGGCAACCCAGGCAGCGTCTGATACAAATGTAGGCGTTGACCGGGAGGAGATTCAAAAAGAGCTTAACCAGTTAACTTCCGAGATTAACCGGATTGGGAACACTACAGAGTTTAACACCATGAAACTGTTGGATGGTGGGACAGGATCGGTGGGCAATATCCGCTACAGCATAGATACTAAAGGTGTCGCGGGTCAAGAGGCTGTCGGTGAAGTCAGTGATGTAAACATACAGACAGCCAGCAGGGCGTTGGGGACTGGTGCTGCCAGTGATATTGATTTAGTCCGGGAAAGCACGGCAGGTGTTGCTGGCGTAGACCGCATTGACAACTTCGATGAGCAAACAGAGAGCATTACGGCTGGAACTGGTGCTGCTAGTACCATCACTAAGAACAACGACAGTGTTCAAGGTGCTATTGCTGTTGGAGTGATTAACGGTCCCGTAGAAACACAAGCAAGTATCGTTGCAGGTACCGTTGAGACAGGCAACTTCCAGGTGGTTACCAACAGTGTAAAGGCTGCTAATGCTGGTACAGTTGGTGAGTTTGATATCGTTCAAGAGAGTATTCTTCAAGGAACATATGAAGCGCAACGAAGTCAAATTGCAACAGGTAATGGTATTGACACTTATGACACCTTTGCTCTTGAGATCACCTCGAACTTTACAGCGGGTGATTCGGTAGACATATTTGGAACAACATTTACTGCGGTAACTGCTGGAGCGGGCGCAAATGAATTCGTAATAGGTAGTACGATAGAGGAAACAAGAGACAATTTATACGCTGCCATTGATGCAGGTGGCGATACATTTGTGAGTGCCGATGGAGCTGGTCAAACATATGACTTGTCTATCTCAGATCCAAGTTTTGCTGGTGGCGGTTATGCAGATAACAACTTAATTGTGTTTACGAATCAAGCGACTGCAACGAGCGCAGCTGATATAACAGAGTTTACAACTACTGATAATGATACTCAAGTTGGCGCGCTGGAAGGTGAATACCGTTTTGAGATCGCAACAGATTTTGAGGTAGGCCAGACAGTAACGATTAATGGCTACGATTTTACCGCAGTAGCTGTTGGTGAAGGTAATACGGCTACTACCTTTGAGATTGGAACCGATGTAACCGAAGCTGCAGACAATTTACGATTGGCTATTATCGCGGCACAGGGAGACGGTGGTGCAGGTGCCGCAGCGTTAGGGCATTTCGACGCACCGACGGTTGGCACCGGGATCTACGCTGATACCATCACGCTAACAGAATCAGCAGCTACAGGTACAGATTTGGCTGCACCTACTGTAGGTAATGTAACAGAAGTTCAGGGTGTCTACACCTTCGAGATAACAGAAAACTTCTCGGTGGGAGATAAGGTCACTGTGGCTGGTCAAGAATTTATCGCCGTGGCAGATGGAGCAGTTGTTGATGCAGCTCGTGACTTTGTCGTTGGTGGTAATATTGCTGAAACTGCAACGAATTTAGCTGCAGCCATGGACAATAATGGTTTTGATGGCCGATTTGAAGTAGCAAGAATTGCAGACCAATGGGGTAACAACAACACCATTGAACTTACTGAAGCAGCTACTGAAGCAACCGGTACTGACCTGGCCGGAGGTGATGTCGTTGATACTCAAGTGGCAGAACAAGTAGGTATTTATGATATGCTGCTCAGCACCAATTTTGTAGCTGGGGAAACGATTGAAATTGCTGGAGAAACCTTTACTGCCGTAGCATCTGGTGCAACTGCGGCCGACGGAGAGTTTGAGGTGGGCGGCGATGTCAATGTTACCGCTACAAATCTAAAAGCTGCCCTAGACGTAGTGTTGGCCGATCGTTATATTGTTGATAGAACAGATAATCTCTTGACATTCACAGAGGTTGCCACCACTGCTACCGGTACGGAGATTGACTTGGGCGCAACTGCTGGTGTTGGTGCAAAACAAGGGAGCTATGAGTTCTCTCTCTCAGCCAATTTTGCTGAAGGGGATACCATCACAATCGGTACCGAAACCTTTACTGCCAAGGAGTCAGATGCTAATTTGGCTGCGGGTGAGTTTAACATTGGCTCTGATGTCAATGCCACAACCCAGAACTTGCTTGATGCAATCCAAGCAAATGATACTTTGAACGATCGGTTTACGTCAACAAAAGTGGATACACAAGTAGACCCGTTGACTGTAGAGAGCAAGATAACTCTTGTTGAGAAGGGCGGTCAAGAAGCGGGAACAGACCTGACAGATCCCGCTGTCGTTCAAAGATCGGCTGAAAACGGCGTGTATACCTTTGATGTAGTGAGCAACTTTGAAGCTGGCGATACTCTGACCATCAACGGGGAGGTGTTCACCGCTGTTGCCAGTGTAGAAGCTGGCAAAGAAGGAGAGCAATTCGAAGTCGGTGCTGATGCTGCAACAACAGCTGCAAACATTAAAGCGGCCATTGAAGCAAATGCTGCATTGAACGCTGCCTATACTGTGGTGCAGTCAGGAGACTCCATCGGATTGACGGAACAAACCGCAACAGGCCAAGCTGCTGCAGTATCATTCACCAGTGGTGTAACAGAAATAACAGGCCGGTATGAGTTCAGCCTTGAATCAAACTTTGCTGTTGGTGATACAATCCAGATTGGTGGCGAAACCTTTACGGCAGTAGACGCTGATGGTAAGGACGCTGATGGTATTGCTGTGGCAAATGGTGGGTTCCAGGTTGGTCAGGATATTAATGAAACAACCGAAAACCTGGCTGCAGCCATCGCTGCTGACGCTACTCTTGGAGACCGCTTCGTTGTTACTGTCAAATCGGAGCAGGTGGACGCATTTACCGTTGAAAAGTCGATCTATCTCGAAGAGGATGCCACCAAGGCTACCGGCGTGGATCTAACAGACCCCGCTGTTGTTAACATTTCTGCTATAGAAGGTGTATATAGCTTTGATGTAGATACCAACTTTGCGGTCGGTGATCGAGTTAACATTGATGGGGAAATATTCCTGGCTGTTGCAGCAGGTGAAGGTAATACAGCCTCCACGTTTGAGGTTGGCGAAGACACTACAGCTACAGCTACCAATTTGGGAGCAGCCATCTCCGCTAATGCTGCTCTTGGCGGCGCCTACGATGTACTCACCAACGGGAATTCTATTGCCTTGACAGAGAGTACAGCAACTGGTGAGAATCTCGGTGACCCACAAGTCATTAATGGAGTAGGAACGGCTGGAGAATACAAATTCCAAATGAGCGCTCTGGGAGAAGGTTCAAAGGTAACCATCGACGGAGAACAAGTAACCCTGGCCAGTGGTGGAACCGAAGCTGAAGCTGCTTCCGCTCTGAAAACTGCCATAGAAGGCAATTCAACCCTGGACGCAAAATACACCGTTAATGTATCTAACTCTGAAGTAACTTTAACTCAGAAAGAAGGCCAGGAAACTGCTACCGCTCCGACTCTATCCTTTCAAACACTGGCTGGCTCTGGTTTTAGAAACTCCATGCAGATTGGTGCCAATACAGGACAGAGCATGGCTATCGACGTAAATGACATGCGTTCCGGTGCCCTGGGTGTAGCTTCCCAGACTGGTACAGCCGGACAGACAGTAACGGTGGAAGGTAAAGAATTTGTTGTCAACTGGACCGAAGGCGTATCGGTAACTAACGGTACCGACGATATCCAGATTGAGTATGCTCTGGATGTCTCCAACCATGACAATGCTACTGCAGCCGTTCGAGTTATCAACGATGCTATTGAACAGGTTTCTGCTGAGCGATCCAAGATGGGTGCTTTCCAGAACAGGTTAGAACACACCATCAGCAACCTGGGAACATCTGCTGAAAACATGCAGGCTGCTGAATCCCGGATTAGAGACCTGGATATGGCTGCTGAGATGATGGACTTCACCAAGAACAATATCCTGCAGCAGGCTGCTACAGCTATGCTGGCTCAAGCCAATATGGCTCCCCAAGCTGTATTACAGCTTCTTGGATAG
- a CDS encoding carbon storage regulator encodes MLVLGRKPGEYIMLGDSIKVKVVKSEKGDLRLAIDAPRHIPIVRGEVYETNKSKAI; translated from the coding sequence ATGCTGGTTCTTGGTAGAAAACCCGGAGAATATATCATGTTAGGGGATTCAATAAAGGTCAAAGTGGTTAAAAGTGAAAAGGGAGATTTAAGACTGGCAATCGATGCACCCAGGCATATACCTATAGTTAGAGGTGAGGTGTACGAAACCAACAAAAGTAAGGCTATCTAA
- a CDS encoding carbon storage regulator — protein sequence MLVIGRKPGQYIVINNSITIKVVKTDKGEIRLAVNAPEDIKVLRGEIYTKTASD from the coding sequence ATGCTGGTTATAGGTAGAAAACCAGGGCAGTACATTGTAATTAACAATTCCATCACCATTAAAGTGGTGAAAACTGATAAAGGTGAAATACGGTTAGCAGTAAATGCACCAGAGGATATAAAGGTATTAAGAGGCGAAATATATACAAAAACAGCTTCTGATTAA
- the flgN gene encoding flagellar export chaperone FlgN, producing the protein MVQELIVKLTEEYEKQIKLYQSMQEAAKVQMILCTEADFKEEGNIKKLTRLLFKKQEQMEKIEESQSKTNTIKDSLQKELGVSEINGPTLASLYPHPETEKLQKILARLNSLLTKITALDTTSQKALQDKLCLVKDDLQKIQKGKQAKKAYKPVKKQPEGFFFDQK; encoded by the coding sequence ATGGTACAAGAACTTATAGTTAAACTGACAGAGGAATACGAAAAACAGATAAAACTGTATCAATCCATGCAAGAGGCAGCTAAAGTACAAATGATATTATGCACCGAAGCAGATTTTAAAGAAGAAGGCAATATTAAAAAATTAACCCGGCTTCTCTTTAAAAAGCAGGAACAGATGGAAAAAATTGAAGAAAGCCAGAGCAAAACCAATACTATCAAAGATTCTCTACAAAAAGAACTGGGAGTTAGTGAGATTAACGGCCCAACCCTTGCCAGCCTTTACCCCCATCCGGAAACGGAAAAGCTTCAGAAAATACTTGCAAGGCTCAACTCCCTTCTTACGAAAATTACAGCGCTTGACACCACCAGCCAAAAAGCCCTGCAGGATAAACTGTGCCTGGTCAAAGATGATCTGCAGAAAATCCAAAAAGGCAAACAAGCAAAAAAAGCTTATAAACCGGTCAAAAAACAACCGGAGGGTTTTTTCTTCGATCAAAAATAG